Proteins encoded together in one Micromonospora auratinigra window:
- a CDS encoding ABC transporter substrate-binding protein: MRRLPFRRLVSLATLAVVGAATLGTTAACGDDTDKADATGPVTLRLGYFPNITHAPAVVGVEKKIFEEKLGSGVKLETKTFNAGPAAIEAVFSGALDATYIGPNPTVNAFSKSKGEAVRVVSGAASGGVALVVKPGITSAEQLRGKKIATPQLGNTQDVALRYWLKEKGLQTTKEGGGDVKVVPQENPQTVETFTSGAIDGAWVPEPFVSRLVNAGGKVLVDERDLWPDRKFVITNLLVSTKFLKAHPDVVKKLVEGQVAANEFVNTKPDEAQQAISDHISKITGKPLDVKLIKQAWPTLEFTNDPIASSLKAGLDHAVAVGLTQPVDLNGLYDLKYLNEVLKAQGKPEVSQP, encoded by the coding sequence ATGAGACGGCTCCCCTTCCGTCGGTTGGTCTCCCTCGCCACCCTCGCCGTGGTCGGCGCGGCCACCCTGGGCACCACGGCCGCCTGCGGTGACGACACCGACAAGGCCGACGCGACCGGTCCGGTGACCCTGCGGCTGGGCTACTTCCCGAACATCACCCACGCGCCGGCCGTCGTCGGCGTGGAGAAGAAGATCTTCGAAGAGAAGCTCGGCAGCGGCGTCAAGCTGGAGACGAAGACCTTCAACGCCGGCCCGGCCGCCATCGAGGCGGTCTTCTCCGGCGCGCTCGACGCCACGTACATCGGCCCGAACCCGACCGTGAACGCCTTCTCCAAGTCCAAGGGGGAGGCGGTCCGGGTGGTCTCCGGCGCGGCGTCCGGCGGCGTCGCCCTGGTGGTCAAGCCCGGCATCACCTCGGCCGAGCAGCTGCGCGGCAAGAAGATCGCCACCCCGCAGCTCGGCAACACCCAGGACGTGGCGCTGCGCTACTGGCTCAAGGAGAAGGGCCTGCAGACCACCAAGGAGGGCGGCGGCGACGTGAAGGTCGTCCCGCAGGAGAACCCGCAGACGGTGGAGACCTTCACCAGCGGCGCGATCGACGGCGCCTGGGTGCCCGAGCCGTTCGTCTCCCGCCTGGTCAACGCCGGCGGCAAGGTTCTGGTCGACGAGCGGGACCTCTGGCCGGACCGGAAGTTCGTGATCACCAACCTGCTGGTCAGCACGAAGTTCCTCAAGGCCCACCCCGACGTGGTGAAGAAGCTGGTCGAGGGACAGGTCGCGGCGAACGAGTTCGTGAACACCAAGCCGGACGAGGCCCAGCAGGCCATCTCCGACCACATCAGCAAGATCACCGGCAAGCCGCTGGACGTCAAGCTGATCAAGCAGGCCTGGCCGACGCTGGAGTTCACCAACGACCCGATCGCCTCCTCGCTGAAGGCCGGCCTGGACCACGCGGTCGCCGTCGGACTGACCCAGCCGGTCGACCTGAACGGCCTCTACGACCTGAAGTACCTCAACGAGGTGCTCAAGGCCCAGGGCAAGCCCGAGGTCAGCCAGCCGTGA
- a CDS encoding ABC transporter ATP-binding protein produces the protein MTSATTTTPRSATGTVALRGVTKVYGQGEQAVLALDGVSLDVAPGEFVCLVGASGCGKSTLLNLVAGLDRASGGQIELGEGADPGLMFQEPALFPWLTVEGNVEVPLKLRGLPRAERRARVAELLRTVHLADFGRKRPHQLSGGMRQRVALARTLALDTPVLLMDEPFGALDAMTRDILHDELERIWSERKLSVLFVTHNVREAARLADRIILLSSRPGRIIYATEVDVPRPRRIDSPEVSAIAADITDRLRKEVGRHGQ, from the coding sequence GTGACGTCGGCCACGACGACCACCCCGCGCAGCGCGACCGGCACGGTCGCGCTGCGCGGCGTGACCAAGGTGTACGGCCAGGGCGAACAGGCCGTCCTGGCGCTGGACGGGGTGTCGCTGGACGTCGCCCCGGGCGAGTTCGTCTGCCTCGTCGGCGCGTCCGGCTGCGGCAAGAGCACGCTGCTCAACCTGGTCGCCGGGCTGGACCGGGCCAGCGGCGGCCAGATCGAGCTGGGCGAGGGCGCCGACCCCGGGCTGATGTTCCAGGAACCCGCCCTGTTCCCCTGGCTCACCGTCGAGGGCAACGTCGAGGTGCCGCTCAAGCTGCGCGGGCTGCCCCGGGCCGAGCGCCGGGCCCGGGTCGCGGAGCTGTTGCGTACGGTCCACCTGGCCGACTTCGGCCGCAAGCGCCCGCACCAGCTCTCCGGCGGCATGCGGCAACGGGTCGCGCTGGCCCGCACCCTCGCCCTGGACACCCCGGTGCTGCTGATGGACGAGCCGTTCGGCGCGCTCGACGCGATGACCCGCGACATCCTGCACGACGAGCTGGAGCGGATCTGGTCCGAGCGGAAGCTCAGCGTGCTCTTCGTGACCCACAACGTGCGGGAGGCGGCCCGGCTCGCCGACCGGATCATCCTGCTCTCCAGCCGCCCCGGCCGGATCATCTACGCCACCGAGGTGGACGTGCCGCGACCCCGGCGGATCGACTCGCCGGAGGTCTCGGCGATCGCCGCCGACATCACCGACCGGCTGCGCAAGGAGGTGGGCCGGCATGGCCAGTGA
- a CDS encoding ABC transporter permease, producing MASDTLAGSTRTDAEISGLDRLEIAGREKPPSRAVRVWAATWPKFAALALAIAIWQAVVWSGWKDPWALPGPGVVFADLGRYLVSSALWEGLATTGRRALVGFAAAVAVGLLLGLGVARVKVLRAALGSMITALQTMPSIAWFPLAILLFQLSEQAIFFVVVLGAAPSVANGVIHGVDYVPPLLVRAGRNLGARGLNLYRYVIAPAALPAIVAGLKQGWAFAWRSLMAGELLVVIAERTSIGAQLTYARDFSDAPRLMSIMIVILVVGLVVDAAFGAADKAIRRRWGVLDQAGN from the coding sequence ATGGCCAGTGACACCCTCGCCGGTTCGACGCGGACCGACGCCGAGATCTCCGGTCTCGACCGGCTGGAGATCGCCGGCCGCGAGAAGCCCCCGTCGCGGGCGGTCCGGGTCTGGGCGGCCACCTGGCCGAAGTTCGCCGCGCTGGCGCTGGCGATCGCCATCTGGCAGGCCGTGGTCTGGAGCGGCTGGAAGGACCCCTGGGCGCTGCCCGGGCCGGGCGTGGTCTTCGCGGACCTCGGCCGGTATCTGGTCAGCTCCGCGCTCTGGGAGGGCCTGGCCACCACCGGGCGACGGGCGCTGGTCGGTTTCGCCGCCGCCGTCGCGGTCGGCTTGCTGCTCGGCCTCGGGGTGGCCCGGGTGAAGGTGCTCCGCGCCGCCCTCGGCTCGATGATCACGGCGTTGCAGACGATGCCGTCGATCGCCTGGTTCCCGCTGGCCATCCTGCTGTTCCAGCTCAGCGAGCAGGCCATCTTCTTCGTGGTGGTGCTCGGCGCGGCCCCGTCGGTCGCCAACGGCGTCATCCACGGCGTCGACTACGTGCCGCCGCTGCTGGTCCGCGCCGGCCGCAACCTGGGCGCCCGCGGCCTCAACCTCTACCGGTACGTCATCGCGCCGGCCGCACTACCGGCCATCGTGGCCGGCCTCAAGCAGGGCTGGGCCTTCGCCTGGCGCAGTCTGATGGCCGGCGAGCTGCTGGTGGTCATCGCCGAGCGCACCTCGATCGGCGCGCAGCTCACCTATGCCCGGGACTTCTCCGACGCGCCCCGGCTGATGTCCATCATGATCGTCATTCTGGTGGTCGGCCTGGTCGTGGACGCCGCGTTCGGCGCGGCCGACAAGGCGATCCGGCGCCGCTGGGGCGTGCTGGACCAGGCCGGCAACTGA
- a CDS encoding RrF2 family transcriptional regulator yields MYVSARADYALRAMLAVAAAGSPGGGELVKAAALAENQDIPLSFLQGILLDLRRAGLLHSHRGADGGYALTRPATEISVGDVLRAVGGALTSVRGLPAQGIGYHGVATGLRDVWLAVDGAIALVVDRTTLADLLTQESGAPTG; encoded by the coding sequence GTGTACGTCTCCGCACGCGCCGACTACGCGCTCCGCGCCATGCTCGCCGTCGCCGCGGCCGGGTCCCCCGGCGGCGGCGAGCTGGTCAAGGCGGCGGCGCTCGCCGAGAACCAGGACATCCCACTCAGCTTCCTCCAGGGCATCCTGCTCGACCTGCGTCGTGCCGGGCTGCTGCACAGCCACCGCGGCGCCGACGGCGGCTACGCCCTCACCCGCCCGGCGACGGAGATCTCCGTCGGGGACGTCCTGCGGGCCGTCGGTGGGGCGCTGACCAGCGTCCGGGGACTGCCCGCCCAGGGCATCGGTTATCACGGGGTGGCCACCGGGCTGCGCGACGTCTGGCTCGCGGTCGACGGGGCGATCGCCCTGGTGGTCGACCGGACCACGCTGGCCGACCTGCTGACCCAGGAGAGCGGCGCGCCCACCGGCTGA
- a CDS encoding DEAD/DEAH box helicase, with protein MTMTIPSFAATGLAPALVAELTAQGITEPFPIQAATLPDSLAGRDVLGRGRTGSGKTLAFGLPLLSRTAGRRARPGRPLALVLVPTRELAQQVTTALAPYAKALGLRCATVVGGLSLQRQADALRAGAEVVVATPGRLHDLINRGDARLGEVAVTVLDEADQMADMGFLPQVTKLLEQVAPDGQRMLFSATLDGGVDRLVRRFLTDPVSHSVDPGTATVTAMTHHVLHVEAADKPTALTRIAAREGRTILFMGTKHRADRLARQLLAKGVRAAALHGGKSQPQRTRILEQFRTGQVTALVATDVAARGIHVDGLDMVVNVDPPTEAKDYLHRGGRTARAGESGTVVTLVLPEQRRDVSRLMSVAGIRPQSTQVRLGDEALARVTGAREPSGVPVTIVAPQPAQPARTRSGGGAAGGEGGRSAHRTSGRSRRPRRPRTA; from the coding sequence ATGACCATGACCATTCCCAGCTTCGCCGCCACCGGCCTGGCTCCGGCGCTGGTCGCCGAGCTGACCGCGCAGGGCATCACCGAGCCGTTCCCGATCCAGGCGGCCACCCTGCCCGACTCGCTGGCCGGCCGGGACGTGCTCGGCCGGGGTCGCACCGGCTCCGGCAAGACCCTCGCCTTCGGGCTCCCCCTGCTCTCCCGCACCGCCGGTCGGCGGGCCCGCCCCGGCCGGCCGCTCGCGCTGGTGCTGGTGCCGACCCGGGAACTGGCGCAGCAGGTGACCACCGCGCTGGCCCCGTACGCGAAGGCCCTCGGGCTGCGCTGCGCCACCGTGGTCGGCGGCCTCTCGCTCCAGCGGCAGGCGGACGCGCTGCGGGCCGGCGCCGAGGTGGTCGTGGCCACCCCCGGACGCCTGCACGACCTGATCAACCGCGGTGACGCCCGGCTCGGCGAGGTCGCCGTCACCGTCCTGGACGAGGCCGACCAGATGGCCGACATGGGCTTCCTGCCGCAGGTCACCAAACTGCTGGAGCAGGTCGCCCCGGACGGGCAGCGGATGCTCTTCTCCGCCACCCTGGACGGCGGCGTGGACCGGCTGGTCCGCCGCTTCCTGACCGACCCGGTCTCGCACTCGGTGGACCCGGGCACCGCCACGGTGACCGCGATGACCCACCACGTGCTGCACGTCGAGGCGGCCGACAAGCCCACCGCGCTGACCCGGATCGCCGCCCGCGAGGGCCGCACCATCCTGTTCATGGGCACCAAGCACCGCGCCGACCGGCTGGCCCGGCAACTGCTCGCCAAGGGGGTACGCGCCGCGGCGCTGCACGGCGGGAAGTCGCAGCCGCAGCGCACCCGCATCCTGGAGCAGTTCCGCACCGGCCAGGTGACCGCGCTGGTCGCCACCGACGTGGCGGCGCGCGGCATCCACGTGGACGGGCTCGACATGGTGGTCAACGTCGACCCGCCGACCGAGGCCAAGGACTACCTGCACCGGGGCGGCCGGACCGCCCGGGCCGGGGAGTCGGGCACCGTGGTCACGCTGGTCCTGCCCGAGCAGCGACGGGACGTCAGCCGGCTGATGAGTGTGGCCGGCATCCGGCCGCAGTCGACCCAGGTGCGGCTCGGCGACGAGGCGCTGGCCCGGGTGACCGGTGCCCGGGAGCCGTCCGGGGTGCCGGTGACCATCGTCGCCCCGCAGCCGGCGCAGCCCGCCCGTACCCGCAGCGGTGGCGGCGCGGCCGGTGGTGAGGGTGGCCGCTCGGCGCACCGCACCTCGGGTCGCTCCCGCCGCCCGCGTCGCCCGCGCACCGCCTGA
- a CDS encoding cold-shock protein has product MAIGTVKWFNADKGFGFITPDGGGADVFAHFSAIQTSGYRSLDENQRVEFEVTQGQKGPQAENIRPL; this is encoded by the coding sequence ATGGCTATTGGCACCGTCAAGTGGTTCAACGCGGACAAGGGCTTCGGCTTCATCACCCCGGACGGCGGCGGCGCTGACGTCTTCGCCCACTTCTCCGCGATCCAGACCTCCGGCTACCGGAGCCTGGACGAGAACCAGCGGGTCGAGTTCGAGGTGACCCAGGGCCAGAAGGGCCCGCAGGCGGAGAACATCCGTCCGCTCTGA
- a CDS encoding ATP-dependent helicase — protein MSQPTLFGAATTPAPRAADAGPRYTPVELAKLLRLPAPTREQAAIIAAPVEPLLVVAGAGSGKTETMAARVVWLVANQYVRPEQILGLTFTRKAAGELAHRVRTRLDQLVRRLGRQARDRQDDPLAGEPTVSTYHSYAGRIVTEHGLRAGYEPTTRLLTEASRWQLVDLLVRNYDGDMSEVDRMPSTVTDAVLALAGELDEHLVDPDELAAWTGRFFADVQSRPGRVYADVKKALQLQRTRLKLLPLVRAYARRKDDFEAMDFADQLARAARVARDHPGVGVIERDRFRVVLLDEYQDTSHAQVVLLNALFGGGHPVTAVGDPCQSIYGWRGASAGTLDRFPTEFAHADGTPAEVLSLTTSWRNRPEILGVANALSVPLRAAGARVPELHAALSVREPIPHRSPHGRAAGTVHCALLETYADEAEWIADSVLAAWRGAAGLPGALPEHIPVPRRPTTAVLVRLRSQIPAIESALRARGLPVEVVGLGGLLDTPEVRDVVCTLRVLADPTDGAALLRLLTGARWRIGPRDLVALHRRARAIARSRRELTGDEGPEIIVDALDEATLVEALADLGPAQAYSAEGYVRLRAYGMELALLRYRLDQSLPELIADIERTTGLDVEVAVRAGRDGTGDAGLARGHLDALGDVAARFSGETPGATLAGFLAYLAAAEDEERGLTPGEVEVVEGAVQILTAHAAKGLEWDVVAVAGLTRGVWPGPVRNSDHWLGGLGVLPFPLRGDVDGLPELGLADAADQRAVARAVEDFTDAWRAHDEREERRLAYVAVTRPRRLLLCSGYWWGEGTKRFRGPSVFLREVHDACLDGVAGHLVDEWAPEPAGDAVNPTTEQVLRAEWPADPLGARRPALAEAAGLVRRYLADPEAARREAALLAAARNGGPGPAGETGPGPARETGPGPARETGPGPARDAGPGSVPAEVAAVPDADPEVARWRREADLLLAERAELLRGAEAVDVELPGHLSVTQLVALRRDPEALARQLRRPMPTEPSPYARRGTAFHAWLEQRFGADRLLDVDELPGAADEDAAPDEALTELQERFLASEWAERVPVEVEVPFATVLAGVVVRGRMDAVFARPGGRYDVVDWKTGRRPAGREADAAAVQLAVYRLAWAELAGVPVERVGAAFHYVRDGVTVRPADLLDAAGLVELVAGVPEITRGETGRAHP, from the coding sequence GTGAGCCAGCCCACCCTGTTCGGCGCCGCCACCACCCCCGCGCCGCGCGCCGCCGACGCCGGCCCCCGGTACACGCCGGTCGAGCTGGCGAAACTGCTGCGGCTGCCGGCCCCCACCCGGGAGCAGGCGGCGATCATCGCGGCCCCGGTCGAGCCGCTGCTGGTGGTCGCGGGCGCCGGCTCGGGCAAGACCGAGACGATGGCCGCCCGGGTGGTCTGGCTGGTGGCCAACCAGTACGTCCGCCCCGAGCAGATACTCGGCCTCACCTTCACCCGCAAGGCCGCCGGTGAGCTGGCCCACCGGGTCCGGACCCGGCTGGACCAGCTCGTCCGGCGACTCGGCCGGCAGGCCCGCGACCGGCAGGACGATCCGCTGGCCGGCGAGCCGACCGTCTCCACCTACCACTCGTACGCCGGGCGGATCGTCACCGAGCACGGGCTGCGCGCCGGGTACGAGCCGACCACCCGGCTGCTCACCGAGGCGTCCCGCTGGCAGCTCGTGGACCTGCTGGTGCGCAACTACGACGGGGACATGTCCGAGGTGGACCGGATGCCCAGCACCGTCACCGACGCGGTGCTGGCGCTCGCCGGGGAGCTGGACGAGCACCTCGTCGACCCGGACGAGCTGGCCGCCTGGACCGGCCGGTTCTTCGCCGATGTGCAGTCCCGCCCCGGCCGGGTCTACGCGGACGTGAAGAAGGCACTCCAGCTCCAGCGGACCCGGCTGAAGCTGCTGCCGCTGGTCCGCGCGTACGCCCGGCGCAAGGACGACTTCGAGGCGATGGACTTCGCCGACCAGCTCGCCCGGGCCGCCCGGGTGGCCCGGGACCACCCGGGCGTCGGCGTGATCGAGCGGGACCGCTTCCGGGTGGTGCTGCTCGACGAGTACCAGGACACCAGCCACGCCCAGGTGGTGCTGCTCAACGCGCTGTTCGGCGGCGGGCACCCGGTCACCGCGGTGGGGGACCCCTGCCAGTCCATCTACGGCTGGCGGGGGGCCAGCGCCGGCACGCTGGACCGGTTCCCCACCGAGTTCGCGCACGCCGACGGCACCCCCGCCGAGGTGCTGAGTCTGACCACCAGCTGGCGTAACCGGCCGGAGATCCTCGGGGTCGCCAACGCGCTCTCGGTGCCGCTGCGCGCGGCCGGCGCCCGGGTGCCCGAGCTGCACGCCGCGCTCAGCGTCCGGGAGCCGATCCCGCACCGCAGCCCGCACGGCCGGGCCGCCGGCACCGTGCACTGCGCTCTGCTGGAGACGTACGCCGACGAGGCCGAGTGGATCGCCGACAGCGTGCTGGCGGCCTGGCGGGGCGCGGCGGGCCTGCCCGGCGCGCTGCCCGAGCACATCCCGGTGCCGCGCCGCCCCACCACCGCCGTGCTGGTCCGGCTGCGCAGCCAGATCCCGGCGATCGAGTCGGCGCTGCGGGCCCGTGGCCTGCCGGTCGAGGTGGTCGGGCTGGGCGGCCTGCTGGACACCCCCGAGGTCCGCGACGTGGTCTGCACCCTGCGGGTGCTCGCCGACCCGACCGACGGGGCGGCGCTGCTGCGGCTGCTCACCGGGGCCCGCTGGCGGATCGGGCCGCGCGACCTGGTGGCCCTGCACCGGCGGGCCCGGGCCATCGCGCGGTCCCGCCGCGAGCTGACCGGCGACGAGGGGCCGGAGATCATTGTGGACGCCCTCGACGAGGCGACGCTGGTCGAGGCGCTGGCCGACCTGGGGCCCGCGCAGGCGTACTCGGCGGAGGGATACGTGCGGTTGCGCGCGTACGGGATGGAGCTGGCGCTGCTGCGCTACCGGCTCGACCAGTCCCTGCCGGAGTTGATCGCGGACATCGAGCGCACCACCGGCCTGGACGTCGAGGTGGCGGTACGGGCCGGCCGGGACGGCACCGGTGACGCCGGGCTGGCCCGGGGGCACCTAGACGCGCTCGGCGACGTCGCGGCCCGGTTCAGCGGCGAGACGCCCGGGGCCACGCTGGCCGGTTTCCTCGCCTACCTGGCCGCCGCCGAGGACGAGGAGCGCGGTCTCACCCCCGGCGAGGTCGAGGTGGTGGAGGGAGCGGTGCAGATCCTCACCGCGCACGCGGCCAAGGGCCTGGAGTGGGACGTGGTGGCGGTGGCCGGGCTGACCCGGGGGGTGTGGCCGGGCCCGGTGCGCAACTCCGACCACTGGCTGGGTGGGCTCGGCGTGCTGCCGTTCCCGCTGCGCGGCGACGTCGACGGGCTGCCCGAGCTCGGCCTGGCCGACGCGGCGGACCAGCGCGCGGTGGCCCGGGCGGTGGAGGACTTCACCGACGCCTGGCGGGCCCACGACGAGCGGGAGGAGCGCCGGCTCGCGTACGTGGCGGTGACCCGGCCGCGCCGGCTGCTGCTCTGCTCCGGCTACTGGTGGGGCGAGGGGACGAAGCGGTTCCGGGGTCCCTCGGTCTTCCTGCGCGAGGTGCACGACGCCTGCCTCGACGGGGTGGCCGGGCACCTGGTCGACGAGTGGGCACCGGAGCCGGCCGGCGACGCGGTCAACCCGACCACCGAGCAGGTGCTCCGGGCCGAGTGGCCGGCCGACCCGCTGGGCGCGCGCCGGCCGGCGCTGGCGGAGGCCGCCGGCCTGGTCCGCCGGTACCTGGCCGACCCCGAGGCGGCCCGCCGCGAGGCGGCCCTCCTCGCCGCCGCCCGGAACGGTGGCCCCGGCCCGGCGGGGGAGACCGGCCCCGGCCCGGCCCGGGAGACCGGCCCCGGCCCGGCCCGGGAGACCGGCCCCGGCCCGGCCCGGGACGCCGGTCCCGGATCCGTGCCGGCGGAGGTGGCGGCGGTCCCGGACGCCGATCCCGAGGTGGCCCGGTGGCGGCGGGAGGCCGACCTGCTCCTCGCCGAACGTGCCGAGCTGCTGCGCGGGGCGGAGGCGGTCGACGTGGAGCTGCCCGGGCACCTGTCGGTGACCCAGCTGGTGGCGCTGCGCCGCGACCCGGAGGCGCTGGCCCGGCAGCTGCGCCGCCCGATGCCCACCGAGCCCAGCCCGTACGCGCGGCGGGGCACCGCCTTCCACGCCTGGCTGGAGCAGCGCTTCGGCGCCGACCGGCTGCTCGACGTGGACGAGCTGCCCGGCGCCGCCGACGAGGACGCCGCGCCGGACGAGGCGCTCACCGAGCTCCAGGAGCGCTTCCTGGCCAGCGAGTGGGCCGAGCGGGTGCCGGTGGAGGTCGAGGTGCCCTTCGCCACGGTGCTCGCCGGCGTGGTGGTCCGCGGCCGGATGGACGCCGTCTTCGCCCGCCCCGGGGGGCGCTACGACGTGGTCGACTGGAAGACCGGCCGCCGCCCCGCCGGCCGGGAGGCCGACGCCGCCGCCGTGCAGCTCGCCGTCTACCGGCTGGCCTGGGCCGAGCTGGCCGGGGTGCCGGTGGAGCGGGTCGGGGCGGCGTTCCACTACGTCCGCGACGGGGTGACCGTCCGGCCGGCGGACCTGCTCGACGCCGCCGGGCTGGTCGAGTTGGTGGCCGGCGTACCGGAAATCACCCGGGGGGAGACCGGACGGGCGCATCCGTGA